One window from the genome of Epinephelus moara isolate mb chromosome 5, YSFRI_EMoa_1.0, whole genome shotgun sequence encodes:
- the LOC126390014 gene encoding testis-expressed protein 2-like isoform X1: protein MTSRHPSHAESAHSTEKQPPALSPKLHVQRSPSKDTITIHFSALGKEEEEEEEELYRTKVSTTSAAQDDSNIVQALEASEEMFEGVPLDTAAEVAVMPESSRFSPVSRHHTNHSPTQTSSSRISEQKGTTTNPSPTKSLSFPSSDKPFLSLVKSLSSDIESRDGIPSVATSTVRHRHLMKTLVKSLSSDTSQDSSSSSTPYRLPESRLNLQLFKQFTQSRMPPATTMSAGDTKTAPCSPLTSPDNRSFFKVSEVEARIEDTKRRLSEAISEPLQLLSKIMDEKSGSLVSSSIYRPKALSASASELSNITSINGHLESNNNYCIKEEEGGDFEAESPNSRASGQAESPVASSVDTKSPNKSLLSMSLDKCSMSALAKQEDEDFCILYSEDFETCTDTEGDCGDRTDDTGTGSQTKVPLSGSTEPCSEDESESIEPAPSVPHYTLIILTVLVYGYFVLPLPNYIGGMLLGIGLGFFLAIGVVWLTGPKPSGGTFRHTRHHRKLWNLTKLDIKEPEIYKGWMNEISNYDPETYHATLTQSVYVRLEGSIIRLSKPNHNIPRRASHNEPKPDVTYISQKIYDLTNSKVYLMPQSLARKRIWNKKYPICVELGKQDDFMSKAEGDRWESSESFNTRDRGEGTGGAQERGGSTLSSRDLTLYLFGRTGREKEEWFQRFLSASKLKVDLKKGPSVAGSKSAPSSHSRSSSRSSLDEALASLPRSKDSSVSSTTANSARSKLLLDYNVYMASLLPKQVVVSPTAASPVLQSPQSSPGADKKLQSTTLAQVQPREEEGEQEEEDTVAWVNAALGRVFWDFLSEPYWAELVSKKIQLKLSKIRLPYFMNELTLTELDMGSATPRILQASKPTIDYRGLWFDLEISYSGSFLMTLETKMNLIRLGKEGESFRFGEFGKDGNRPRTYCLADSDEESSSAGSSDEEDSSELSNDSTGAEGLVGGHKPSKIMRFVDKITKSKYFQKATETEFIKKKMEEVSNTPLLLTVEVQELQGMLAVNIPPPPTDRIWYGFRKPPHLELKARPKLGEREVTLAHVTDWIEKKLDQEFQKIFVMPNMDDVWLTIMHSAMDPRTASGPLVDPTVDPQPSQPEKVGSNQP, encoded by the exons ATGACTAGCCGGCATCCTAGCCATGCAGAGAGTGCTCACTCCACAGAAAAACAGCCGCCTGCCTTGTCCCCCAAGCTCCATGTCCAGCGATCGCCATCGAAGGACACCATCACCATCCACTTCTCAGCTCTtgggaaggaggaagaggaggaggaagaggagctgtACAGGACAAAGGTCTCCACTACCTCAGCTGCTCAGGATGACTCAAACATTGTGCAAGCCTTAGAAGCAAGTGAGGAAATGTTTGAAGGGGTGCCATTGGACACTGCAGCTGAGGTTGCTGTCATGCCTGAATCATCCAGATTTTCTCCAGTTTCTAGACATCACACTAACCATTCTCCCACACAAACCTCATCATCACGTATTTCTGAGCAAAAAGGCACGACTACCAATCCCTCTCCAACTAAATCTTTGAGCTTCCCCTCCAGTGACAAACCCTTCCTCAGCTTGGTGAAGTCTCTCTCCTCTGACATTGAGTCTCGTGATGGAATCCCTTCTGTTGCTACTTCCACAGTAAGGCACAGGCACCTGATGAAGACTCTTGTCAAATCTTTATCTTCAGATACATCCCAAgactcatcctcctcctccacacccTACCGTCTTCCAGAATCACGCCTTAACCTGCAACTCTTCAAACAATTCACACAGTCCCGGATGCCACCTGCTACCACAATGTCAGCTGGTGATACTAAAACTGCCCCTTGCTCTCCATTAACCTCTCCAGATAACCGCAGCTTCTTCAAAGTCTCAGAGGTTGAGGCAAGAATTGAAGACACTAAGCGACGTCTCTCTGAGGCCATCTCCGAACCGCTCCAGCTGCTAAGTAAGATCATGGATGAAAAGAGTGGCAGCTTAGTTAGCAGCAGTATTTACCGGCCCAAGGCCCTCTCTGCCAGTGCCTCAGAACTCTCCAATATTACCTCTATTAATGGTCACCTGGAGAGTAACAACAATTACTGCATcaaggaggaagaaggaggtgACTTTGAGGCTGAAAGCCCTAACAGCAGGGCTTCTGGTCAAGCTGAATCACCTGTTGCCTCTTCTGTTGACACAAAGAGCCCAAACAAATCCTTACTTTCCATGTCCTTGGACAAATGCTCCATGTCCGCTCTTGCTAAACAAGAGGACGAGGATTTTTGCATCCTGTACAGTGAGGACTTCGAGACTTGTACTGACACAGAAGGTGACTGTGGTGATAGAACGGATGATACTGGAACTGGGAGTCAAACTAAAGTGCCACTAAGTGGTAGTACTGAACCATGCAGTGAAGATGAATCTGAAAGTATTGAACCGGCACCTAGTGTTCCACACTATACTCTCATCATCCTTACTGTATTGGTCTATGGGTATTTTGTTTTACCTCTGCCCAATTACATAGGAGGAATGCTGCTTGGGATTGGGCTGGGATTCTTTTTAGCCATTGGTGTTGTGTGGCTGACTGGACCAAAACCTTCTGGCGGTACTTTTAGACAtaccagacaccacaggaaGCTGTGGAATCTGACCAAGTTGGACATTAAGGAACCAGAAATCTATAAG GGCTGGATGAACGAGATATCAAACTATGACCCAGAGACATACCATGCCACACTGACGCAGTCTGTGTATGTTCGGTTGGAGGGCTCCATCATTCGTTTGTCTAAGCCCAACCACAACATCCCCCGCCGTGCCTCTCACAACGAACCAAAACCTGATGTGACCTACATCAGTCAGAAGATCTATGATCTCACCAACAGCAAA GTATATTTAATGCCTCAGAGCCTGGCCAGGAAGCGTATATGGAACAAAAAATACCCCATATGCGTTGAACTTGGTAAACAGGATGATTTCATGTCCAAGGCCGAAGGTGACAGATGGGAGTCCAGTGAGAGCTTCAACACAAGGGACAGAGGAGAGGGGACGGGAGGAGCACAGGAACGAGGGGGGTCAACTTTGTCCAGTCGAGACCTGACCCTCTATCTGTTTGGAAGGACTgggagggagaaggaggagtgGTTCCAGAGGTTTCTATCAGCTTCCAAGCTCAAGGTGGACTTGAAGAAAGGTCCAAGTGTTGCAGGAAGTAAAAGTG CTCCGAGCTCTCACAGTCgcagcagcagccgcagcagTCTGGATGAGGCACTGGCATCTCTGCCCAGATCAAAGGACTCCTCAGTCTCctcaacaacagcaaacagtgCCAGAAGCAAACTGCTATTGGACTACAATGTCTACATGGCCTCCTTACTGCCAAAACAGGTGGTCGTCAGCCCTACAGCTGCCAGCCCTGTTCTCCAGAGTCCTCAGAGCAGCCCTGGGGCTGATAAGAAG CTTCAGAGCACCACTTTAGCTCAGGTGCAGcccagggaggaggagggggagcaggaggaggaggatactGTTGCCTGGGTGAATGCGGCTCTTGGCCGGGTCTTTTGGGACTTCCTGAGCGAGCCCTACTGGGCTGAGCTGGTCTCCAAGAAGATACAGCTAAAGCTCAGCAAGATTCGG TTGCCTTACTTCATGAATGAGCTAACCCTGACAGAACTGGACATGGGCTCGGCCACACCCAGAATCCTCCAGGCATCCAAACCCACCATTGACTACCGAG GTCTGTGGTTTGACTTGGAGATTTCCTACAGTGGTTCCTTTCTGATGACCCTGGAAACCAAGATGAACCTTATTCGCCTGGGCAAGGAGGGAGAAAGCTTCCGTTTTGGGGAATTTGGCAAAGATGG AAACAGGCCACGGACTTACTGCCTGGCTGATAGTGATGAAGAGTCGTCCAGCGCGGGCTCTTCAGATGAAGAAGACTCCTCAGAGCTCTCAAATGACTCGACTGGAGCAGAGGG TTTGGTTGGAGGCCACAAACCCAGCAAGATCATGCGCTTCGTTGATAAGATCACTAAGTCCAAATACTTCCAGAAGgccacagagacagagttcatcaagaagaagatggaggaagTGTCTAACACACCCCTTCTGCTTACAGTGGAGGTGCAGGAACTCCAAGGAATGCTGGCTGTCAACATACCCCCTCCGCCCACTGACAGGATATG GTATGGCTTTAGGAAGCCACCTCACCTGGAACTGAAGGCGCGCCCTAAACTGGGAGAAAGAGAAGTCACTCTGGCTCATGTTACAGACTGGATAGAGAAAAAACTGGACCAGGAATTCCAG AAAATCTTTGTCATGCCAAACATGGACGATGTATGGCTGACTATCATGCATTCTGCCATGGACCCACGCACAGCCAGCGGGCCCTTAGTTGACCCCACAGTGGACCCACAGCCTTCGCAGCCAGAGAAGGTTGGCTCCAACCAGCCATGA
- the LOC126390014 gene encoding testis-expressed protein 2-like isoform X2, which produces MTSRHPSHAESAHSTEKQPPALSPKLHVQRSPSKDTITIHFSALGKEEEEEEEELYRTKVSTTSAAQDDSNIVQALEASEEMFEGVPLDTAAEVAVMPESSRFSPVSRHHTNHSPTQTSSSRISEQKGTTTNPSPTKSLSFPSSDKPFLSLVKSLSSDIESRDGIPSVATSTVRHRHLMKTLVKSLSSDTSQDSSSSSTPYRLPESRLNLQLFKQFTQSRMPPATTMSAGDTKTAPCSPLTSPDNRSFFKVSEVEARIEDTKRRLSEAISEPLQLLSKIMDEKSGSLVSSSIYRPKALSASASELSNITSINGHLESNNNYCIKEEEGGDFEAESPNSRASGQAESPVASSVDTKSPNKSLLSMSLDKCSMSALAKQEDEDFCILYSEDFETCTDTEGDCGDRTDDTGTGSQTKVPLSGSTEPCSEDESESIEPAPSVPHYTLIILTVLVYGYFVLPLPNYIGGMLLGIGLGFFLAIGVVWLTGPKPSGGTFRHTRHHRKLWNLTKLDIKEPEIYKGWMNEISNYDPETYHATLTQSVYVRLEGSIIRLSKPNHNIPRRASHNEPKPDVTYISQKIYDLTNSKVYLMPQSLARKRIWNKKYPICVELGKQDDFMSKAEGDRWESSESFNTRDRGEGTGGAQERGGSTLSSRDLTLYLFGRTGREKEEWFQRFLSASKLKVDLKKGPSVAGSKSAPSSHSRSSSRSSLDEALASLPRSKDSSVSSTTANSARSKLLLDYNVYMASLLPKQVVVSPTAASPVLQSPQSSPGADKKLQSTTLAQVQPREEEGEQEEEDTVAWVNAALGRVFWDFLSEPYWAELVSKKIQLKLSKIRLPYFMNELTLTELDMGSATPRILQASKPTIDYRGLWFDLEISYSGSFLMTLETKMNLIRLGKEGESFRFGEFGKDGPRTYCLADSDEESSSAGSSDEEDSSELSNDSTGAEGLVGGHKPSKIMRFVDKITKSKYFQKATETEFIKKKMEEVSNTPLLLTVEVQELQGMLAVNIPPPPTDRIWYGFRKPPHLELKARPKLGEREVTLAHVTDWIEKKLDQEFQKIFVMPNMDDVWLTIMHSAMDPRTASGPLVDPTVDPQPSQPEKVGSNQP; this is translated from the exons ATGACTAGCCGGCATCCTAGCCATGCAGAGAGTGCTCACTCCACAGAAAAACAGCCGCCTGCCTTGTCCCCCAAGCTCCATGTCCAGCGATCGCCATCGAAGGACACCATCACCATCCACTTCTCAGCTCTtgggaaggaggaagaggaggaggaagaggagctgtACAGGACAAAGGTCTCCACTACCTCAGCTGCTCAGGATGACTCAAACATTGTGCAAGCCTTAGAAGCAAGTGAGGAAATGTTTGAAGGGGTGCCATTGGACACTGCAGCTGAGGTTGCTGTCATGCCTGAATCATCCAGATTTTCTCCAGTTTCTAGACATCACACTAACCATTCTCCCACACAAACCTCATCATCACGTATTTCTGAGCAAAAAGGCACGACTACCAATCCCTCTCCAACTAAATCTTTGAGCTTCCCCTCCAGTGACAAACCCTTCCTCAGCTTGGTGAAGTCTCTCTCCTCTGACATTGAGTCTCGTGATGGAATCCCTTCTGTTGCTACTTCCACAGTAAGGCACAGGCACCTGATGAAGACTCTTGTCAAATCTTTATCTTCAGATACATCCCAAgactcatcctcctcctccacacccTACCGTCTTCCAGAATCACGCCTTAACCTGCAACTCTTCAAACAATTCACACAGTCCCGGATGCCACCTGCTACCACAATGTCAGCTGGTGATACTAAAACTGCCCCTTGCTCTCCATTAACCTCTCCAGATAACCGCAGCTTCTTCAAAGTCTCAGAGGTTGAGGCAAGAATTGAAGACACTAAGCGACGTCTCTCTGAGGCCATCTCCGAACCGCTCCAGCTGCTAAGTAAGATCATGGATGAAAAGAGTGGCAGCTTAGTTAGCAGCAGTATTTACCGGCCCAAGGCCCTCTCTGCCAGTGCCTCAGAACTCTCCAATATTACCTCTATTAATGGTCACCTGGAGAGTAACAACAATTACTGCATcaaggaggaagaaggaggtgACTTTGAGGCTGAAAGCCCTAACAGCAGGGCTTCTGGTCAAGCTGAATCACCTGTTGCCTCTTCTGTTGACACAAAGAGCCCAAACAAATCCTTACTTTCCATGTCCTTGGACAAATGCTCCATGTCCGCTCTTGCTAAACAAGAGGACGAGGATTTTTGCATCCTGTACAGTGAGGACTTCGAGACTTGTACTGACACAGAAGGTGACTGTGGTGATAGAACGGATGATACTGGAACTGGGAGTCAAACTAAAGTGCCACTAAGTGGTAGTACTGAACCATGCAGTGAAGATGAATCTGAAAGTATTGAACCGGCACCTAGTGTTCCACACTATACTCTCATCATCCTTACTGTATTGGTCTATGGGTATTTTGTTTTACCTCTGCCCAATTACATAGGAGGAATGCTGCTTGGGATTGGGCTGGGATTCTTTTTAGCCATTGGTGTTGTGTGGCTGACTGGACCAAAACCTTCTGGCGGTACTTTTAGACAtaccagacaccacaggaaGCTGTGGAATCTGACCAAGTTGGACATTAAGGAACCAGAAATCTATAAG GGCTGGATGAACGAGATATCAAACTATGACCCAGAGACATACCATGCCACACTGACGCAGTCTGTGTATGTTCGGTTGGAGGGCTCCATCATTCGTTTGTCTAAGCCCAACCACAACATCCCCCGCCGTGCCTCTCACAACGAACCAAAACCTGATGTGACCTACATCAGTCAGAAGATCTATGATCTCACCAACAGCAAA GTATATTTAATGCCTCAGAGCCTGGCCAGGAAGCGTATATGGAACAAAAAATACCCCATATGCGTTGAACTTGGTAAACAGGATGATTTCATGTCCAAGGCCGAAGGTGACAGATGGGAGTCCAGTGAGAGCTTCAACACAAGGGACAGAGGAGAGGGGACGGGAGGAGCACAGGAACGAGGGGGGTCAACTTTGTCCAGTCGAGACCTGACCCTCTATCTGTTTGGAAGGACTgggagggagaaggaggagtgGTTCCAGAGGTTTCTATCAGCTTCCAAGCTCAAGGTGGACTTGAAGAAAGGTCCAAGTGTTGCAGGAAGTAAAAGTG CTCCGAGCTCTCACAGTCgcagcagcagccgcagcagTCTGGATGAGGCACTGGCATCTCTGCCCAGATCAAAGGACTCCTCAGTCTCctcaacaacagcaaacagtgCCAGAAGCAAACTGCTATTGGACTACAATGTCTACATGGCCTCCTTACTGCCAAAACAGGTGGTCGTCAGCCCTACAGCTGCCAGCCCTGTTCTCCAGAGTCCTCAGAGCAGCCCTGGGGCTGATAAGAAG CTTCAGAGCACCACTTTAGCTCAGGTGCAGcccagggaggaggagggggagcaggaggaggaggatactGTTGCCTGGGTGAATGCGGCTCTTGGCCGGGTCTTTTGGGACTTCCTGAGCGAGCCCTACTGGGCTGAGCTGGTCTCCAAGAAGATACAGCTAAAGCTCAGCAAGATTCGG TTGCCTTACTTCATGAATGAGCTAACCCTGACAGAACTGGACATGGGCTCGGCCACACCCAGAATCCTCCAGGCATCCAAACCCACCATTGACTACCGAG GTCTGTGGTTTGACTTGGAGATTTCCTACAGTGGTTCCTTTCTGATGACCCTGGAAACCAAGATGAACCTTATTCGCCTGGGCAAGGAGGGAGAAAGCTTCCGTTTTGGGGAATTTGGCAAAGATGG GCCACGGACTTACTGCCTGGCTGATAGTGATGAAGAGTCGTCCAGCGCGGGCTCTTCAGATGAAGAAGACTCCTCAGAGCTCTCAAATGACTCGACTGGAGCAGAGGG TTTGGTTGGAGGCCACAAACCCAGCAAGATCATGCGCTTCGTTGATAAGATCACTAAGTCCAAATACTTCCAGAAGgccacagagacagagttcatcaagaagaagatggaggaagTGTCTAACACACCCCTTCTGCTTACAGTGGAGGTGCAGGAACTCCAAGGAATGCTGGCTGTCAACATACCCCCTCCGCCCACTGACAGGATATG GTATGGCTTTAGGAAGCCACCTCACCTGGAACTGAAGGCGCGCCCTAAACTGGGAGAAAGAGAAGTCACTCTGGCTCATGTTACAGACTGGATAGAGAAAAAACTGGACCAGGAATTCCAG AAAATCTTTGTCATGCCAAACATGGACGATGTATGGCTGACTATCATGCATTCTGCCATGGACCCACGCACAGCCAGCGGGCCCTTAGTTGACCCCACAGTGGACCCACAGCCTTCGCAGCCAGAGAAGGTTGGCTCCAACCAGCCATGA